A genomic segment from Aliidongia dinghuensis encodes:
- a CDS encoding MFS transporter: protein MSPEAPGAAAPLPNRAAADGLPIPQRYWSVLTIWIGLVMAVLDSAIANVALPTIARDLAAEPAESVWVVSAYQLTIVVSLLPLAALGGAITYRRVYLSGVVAFTIASLGCSLVHSLPALALMRALQGFGAAGVMSVNGALLRFTYPAARLGRGVGFNALVVSISAAVGPSVASAILAVGPWQWLFAVNVPFGILAFLLGRAALPVSPTAGRLDKRGTLLNMATFGLLFTGVDVLTRGGVAWVGAVEIAAALGVGVLLVQWSRKQPHPLVPIDLLKSRIFTLSVATSIASFTAQMLAFVSMPFFLQGVMHRDQVETGLLMTPWPCAVGVSATLAGRLSDRYPAAILSSAGLALLCIGLASLALLPADAGSQDVIWRMALCGFGFGFFQAPNNRTLLASAPIHRSGAAGGMLATARLIGQTTGATVTAICFRVVADAEGVALAIAAVSAGLAAVASLSRLTAKPRRSA, encoded by the coding sequence GTGAGCCCCGAAGCGCCCGGTGCTGCGGCGCCGCTCCCCAATCGCGCCGCGGCCGACGGCCTGCCGATTCCGCAGCGCTACTGGTCGGTTCTTACCATCTGGATCGGCCTCGTCATGGCCGTGCTCGATTCCGCGATCGCCAATGTGGCGCTGCCGACGATCGCGCGCGACCTCGCGGCGGAGCCGGCCGAGTCCGTCTGGGTCGTCAGCGCCTATCAGCTGACCATCGTCGTTTCGCTGCTGCCGCTCGCGGCGCTCGGCGGCGCCATTACCTATCGCCGGGTTTATTTGAGCGGCGTCGTCGCTTTCACGATCGCGTCGCTTGGCTGCTCGCTCGTCCATTCGCTGCCGGCGCTGGCGCTGATGCGGGCGCTGCAGGGCTTCGGCGCGGCCGGCGTCATGAGCGTGAACGGCGCGCTGCTGCGCTTCACCTATCCGGCCGCACGGCTCGGGCGGGGCGTGGGATTCAACGCGCTCGTCGTGTCGATCTCGGCCGCGGTCGGGCCGAGCGTGGCCTCGGCCATCCTGGCGGTCGGGCCCTGGCAATGGCTCTTCGCGGTGAACGTGCCGTTCGGCATCCTGGCGTTCCTGCTCGGCCGCGCGGCGCTGCCGGTGAGCCCGACGGCCGGGCGGCTCGACAAGCGCGGCACGCTGCTCAATATGGCGACCTTCGGCCTCTTGTTCACCGGCGTCGACGTGCTGACGCGCGGCGGCGTTGCCTGGGTCGGCGCCGTGGAGATCGCGGCCGCGCTCGGCGTCGGCGTGCTCCTGGTGCAATGGTCGCGCAAGCAGCCGCACCCGCTGGTACCGATCGATCTGCTCAAGAGCCGCATCTTCACGCTGTCGGTCGCGACCTCGATCGCATCCTTCACGGCTCAGATGCTGGCCTTCGTCTCCATGCCCTTCTTCCTGCAGGGCGTGATGCACCGCGACCAGGTCGAAACCGGCCTGCTCATGACGCCCTGGCCGTGCGCGGTCGGCGTCAGCGCCACGCTGGCAGGCCGCCTGTCCGATCGCTATCCGGCCGCCATCCTCAGCAGCGCCGGCCTGGCGTTGCTGTGCATCGGCCTGGCGTCGCTTGCCCTGCTGCCGGCCGATGCAGGCTCCCAGGACGTGATCTGGCGCATGGCGCTCTGCGGCTTCGGGTTCGGCTTCTTCCAGGCACCGAACAACCGCACCCTCTTGGCCTCGGCGCCGATCCACCGCAGCGGGGCGGCCGGCGGCATGCTGGCGACGGCGCGCCTCATCGGCCAGACGACCGGCGCCACGGTGACCGCGATCTGCTTCCGGGTCGTGGCCGACGCCGAGGGCGTGGCGCTCGCCATCGCGGCGGTCTCGGCAGGACTGGCGGCCGTCGCGAGCCTGTCGCGCCTGACGGCCAAGCCGAGGCGATCCGCCTGA
- a CDS encoding bifunctional DNA primase/polymerase yields the protein MAELLGVAGEFVEAAGLHNAGRQQATELFHPGGRHGRADLPEKPFAIDDPGGMIGREMHPWGSIMAAIERAGDIIMDFEPAEGVP from the coding sequence ATGGCGGAACTCCTCGGCGTTGCGGGGGAATTCGTTGAAGCTGCGGGGCTCCACAATGCGGGCCGGCAGCAGGCCACGGAATTGTTCCATCCAGGCGGGCGGCATGGAAGGGCTGATCTTCCCGAAAAGCCGTTCGCGATCGACGATCCGGGCGGCATGATCGGGCGCGAAATGCACCCCTGGGGCTCCATCATGGCCGCCATCGAGCGAGCCGGCGACATCATCATGGATTTCGAGCCGGCGGAGGGCGTGCCGTGA
- a CDS encoding alpha/beta fold hydrolase, producing the protein MFVTAKDGVRLHVEAAGAGTPILFIHEFAGNHGSWEPQLRFFARRHRCIVYAARGYAPSDIPTDPEAYSQAIAADDAVAVLDGLGIPKAHIVGLSMGGFATVHFGLRTPERALSLTVAGAGYGAEKAYEAHFRSNSREVADNFERLGAEVFAKTYAVGASRVQFQNKDPRGWQEFADRLATHSDLGAALTMRGVQARRPSLWDLEDELKRMTVPTLVMVGDEDDHCLQPGLFLKKTIPASGLAIFPKTGHTLNLEEPAAFNAQLAEFIAQVEAGRWLPRDPRAISGEIMRTA; encoded by the coding sequence ATGTTCGTCACCGCGAAGGACGGCGTCCGCCTGCATGTGGAGGCGGCCGGCGCCGGCACGCCCATCCTGTTCATTCACGAGTTCGCCGGCAATCACGGCAGTTGGGAGCCGCAGCTGCGTTTCTTCGCCCGCCGCCATCGCTGCATCGTCTACGCTGCCCGGGGCTACGCCCCGTCCGACATCCCGACGGATCCGGAGGCCTATTCCCAGGCGATAGCGGCCGACGATGCTGTGGCCGTGCTCGACGGCCTCGGCATCCCGAAGGCGCATATTGTCGGCCTGTCGATGGGCGGCTTCGCGACCGTGCATTTCGGCCTGCGCACGCCCGAGCGGGCCCTGTCGCTCACGGTCGCCGGTGCCGGCTACGGTGCCGAGAAGGCGTACGAGGCGCATTTCCGCAGCAACTCGCGCGAGGTCGCGGATAATTTCGAGCGCCTGGGGGCTGAAGTCTTCGCCAAGACCTACGCCGTCGGCGCCAGCCGCGTGCAATTCCAGAACAAGGACCCGCGCGGCTGGCAGGAGTTCGCCGACCGGCTCGCGACCCACTCGGACCTGGGCGCCGCGCTCACCATGCGCGGTGTGCAGGCGCGCCGGCCGTCGCTCTGGGACCTGGAGGACGAGCTGAAACGCATGACGGTGCCGACCCTGGTCATGGTCGGCGACGAGGACGATCATTGCCTGCAGCCGGGTCTCTTCCTCAAGAAGACGATCCCGGCCTCAGGCCTCGCAATCTTCCCGAAGACCGGCCATACGCTTAATCTCGAAGAGCCGGCCGCCTTCAACGCCCAGCTCGCCGAATTCATCGCCCAGGTCGAGGCCGGCCGCTGGCTGCCGCGCGACCCGCGCGCCATTTCCGGCGAGATCATGCGGACGGCCTGA
- a CDS encoding TonB-dependent receptor yields MRLNGFRIRIALSATLVLGAAAPGHADEPAEAIVNETIVVTGSAIKSADLSSEQPVTVVTAEELQQSSAITLQQYLDKVPALGFQGLTSAQNSVGTAGGSGNNFVDLRNLGPARTLVLVDGKRFPPSSTGTSEAVDLGNIPLSLIDHVEILRDGASTIYGSDAIGGVINIVLKKNFDGVEASAETGTSTHADGTSWDLSSTVGHTFDRGNLMLNVEGQETDPILQRTRTWARDQFLPIEPNGSLTVFRNAGGIAVLPKKITDPATGLSSKQWVFGDDGAFHPYSAADRYDLSTNNGLTIGQSRVSANALGQWDLTPDVTAYGEILFTDRQSETQKGPATLGLTPVTLKYPNGFVVPASAPGNPFGENIVLSKLFSQVGNEIGNVDATTYRILSGLRGTIWGRYDWDVSYGYGRASEQFKTTNALNFTHAEQEVGLVPCSAADVAAGCGLANMFGPHSLTQGAIDYLRYTSQSSADFEQHTVDGTITGDVANLPAGPLSLAIGGAYRRLSGAYTPDAVTLAGNQQGADTEPTAGGYSVREGFLEFKAPLLADLPLVHEFDASGSMRYSNYSNFGDAVTWKAGLDWQLTPDIRLRGARSTGFRAPSISELYLGRTSVSNAFNDPCDAGAGLTANPVVAANCRAQGLPANYAQPTNNYNTLLGGNPKLQPETSQNWTFGTVLTPRFIPGLSITADYFNIYVRNAISALSATTIVQTCYESAGLSDPLCRLISPRGGAGNLTTVNDIEANQGAVKTNGLDVAVDYGFDVKALGLGDNGHIELTDASTFTFSYLAQAGAGGKFVQLAGTVDQPTSATNPGSIPHFRSTGTLSYELGPARFAWTTRFIGGVHALGADLAETGNRTAAVFYHDIVGSYQLGRVTLIAGIDNLFDKNPPFYDDGTVNTSEYTYDVIGRFFYAKAVVRF; encoded by the coding sequence ATGCGCCTCAACGGCTTTCGCATTCGCATTGCCTTGTCCGCAACCCTGGTCCTGGGCGCGGCAGCGCCGGGCCACGCGGATGAGCCGGCCGAAGCGATCGTCAACGAGACGATCGTCGTCACCGGATCGGCGATCAAATCCGCGGACCTATCGAGCGAACAGCCGGTGACCGTCGTCACCGCCGAAGAATTGCAGCAGTCGAGCGCCATCACGCTGCAGCAGTATCTGGACAAGGTGCCGGCCTTGGGCTTCCAGGGCCTGACGAGCGCGCAAAACTCCGTCGGCACCGCCGGTGGCTCGGGCAATAACTTCGTCGATCTGCGCAACCTCGGGCCGGCGCGCACGCTGGTCCTCGTCGACGGCAAGCGCTTCCCGCCGAGCAGCACCGGCACGTCCGAGGCGGTCGACCTCGGCAATATCCCGCTCTCGCTCATCGACCATGTCGAGATCCTGCGCGACGGGGCCTCCACCATCTATGGCTCCGACGCGATCGGCGGCGTCATCAACATCGTGCTGAAGAAGAATTTCGATGGCGTCGAGGCCTCCGCCGAGACCGGCACCTCGACCCATGCCGACGGCACGAGCTGGGACCTGAGCTCGACGGTCGGCCACACGTTCGACCGCGGCAACCTGATGCTGAACGTCGAAGGGCAGGAGACCGACCCGATCCTGCAGCGCACGCGCACCTGGGCGCGCGACCAGTTCCTGCCGATCGAGCCCAACGGCAGCCTGACCGTGTTCCGCAACGCGGGCGGCATCGCCGTGCTGCCCAAGAAAATCACCGATCCCGCGACCGGGCTCAGCTCGAAGCAATGGGTGTTCGGCGACGACGGCGCGTTCCACCCCTATTCGGCCGCCGACCGCTACGATCTCTCGACCAACAACGGCCTCACCATCGGCCAGTCGCGCGTCAGCGCCAATGCGCTCGGCCAGTGGGACCTGACGCCCGACGTGACCGCCTATGGCGAGATCCTGTTCACCGACCGCCAGTCTGAAACGCAGAAGGGCCCGGCGACGCTCGGGCTGACGCCGGTCACGCTCAAGTACCCGAATGGCTTCGTCGTGCCGGCGAGCGCCCCCGGCAATCCGTTCGGCGAGAACATTGTGTTGAGCAAGCTCTTCTCGCAGGTCGGCAACGAGATCGGCAATGTCGACGCCACGACCTATCGCATCCTCTCCGGACTGCGCGGCACGATCTGGGGCCGCTACGACTGGGACGTCTCCTATGGCTATGGCCGGGCGAGCGAGCAGTTCAAGACGACCAACGCGCTCAACTTCACCCATGCGGAGCAGGAGGTGGGGCTCGTCCCCTGCTCCGCCGCGGATGTCGCCGCCGGCTGCGGGCTCGCCAACATGTTCGGCCCGCACAGCCTGACGCAGGGCGCCATCGACTATCTGCGTTATACCTCGCAATCGTCGGCCGATTTCGAGCAGCACACGGTCGACGGCACGATCACGGGCGATGTCGCCAACCTGCCGGCGGGCCCGCTCAGCCTCGCCATCGGCGGCGCCTACCGGCGCTTGAGCGGCGCCTACACGCCGGACGCCGTGACGCTCGCGGGCAACCAGCAGGGCGCCGACACGGAACCAACCGCCGGCGGCTACAGCGTGCGTGAAGGATTTCTCGAGTTCAAGGCGCCGCTCCTTGCCGATCTGCCGCTCGTCCATGAGTTCGACGCGAGCGGCTCCATGCGCTATTCGAACTATTCGAACTTCGGCGACGCGGTCACCTGGAAGGCCGGCCTCGACTGGCAGCTGACACCGGACATTCGCCTGCGCGGCGCCCGCTCGACCGGCTTCCGCGCGCCGTCGATCAGCGAGCTTTACCTTGGCCGGACGTCGGTCTCGAACGCGTTCAACGATCCCTGCGACGCCGGCGCCGGCCTGACCGCGAACCCGGTCGTGGCCGCGAACTGCCGGGCGCAAGGCCTGCCGGCGAATTACGCGCAGCCGACCAACAACTACAACACGCTTCTGGGCGGCAACCCGAAGCTCCAGCCGGAGACGTCACAGAACTGGACGTTCGGCACGGTGCTGACGCCGCGCTTCATTCCCGGCCTGTCGATCACGGCCGACTATTTCAATATCTATGTGCGCAATGCGATTTCGGCGCTGAGCGCCACGACCATCGTCCAGACCTGCTATGAGAGCGCGGGCTTGAGCGACCCGCTCTGCCGGCTGATCAGCCCGCGCGGCGGCGCCGGCAACCTTACGACCGTCAACGACATCGAGGCGAACCAGGGGGCGGTCAAGACCAACGGCCTCGACGTCGCCGTCGACTATGGCTTCGACGTGAAGGCGCTCGGCCTCGGCGACAACGGCCATATCGAGCTGACCGACGCCTCGACCTTCACCTTCAGCTATCTCGCCCAAGCCGGCGCCGGCGGCAAGTTCGTCCAATTGGCCGGCACCGTCGATCAGCCGACCAGCGCCACCAACCCGGGCTCGATCCCGCATTTCCGCTCGACCGGGACCCTGTCATACGAGCTCGGGCCCGCACGCTTCGCCTGGACCACCCGCTTCATCGGCGGCGTCCACGCGCTGGGTGCCGACCTGGCCGAGACCGGCAACCGGACGGCCGCCGTGTTCTACCACGACATCGTCGGCAGCTATCAGCTGGGCCGGGTCACGCTCATCGCCGGCATCGACAACCTGTTCGACAAGAACCCGCCGTTCTATGACGACGGCACGGTCAACACGAGCGAATACACCTACGACGTCATTGGCCGGTTCTTCTATGCGAAGGCGGTGGTGCGGTTCTAG
- a CDS encoding ABC transporter substrate-binding protein — MKRRSFLTTAAAAGAALAAPRLSLAQNTRVLKFVPQANLSSMDAVAGTQYVVRNAAMMVWDTLYGVDSTVTPKPQMCEGHEVNADFTQWTFKLRDGLKWHDGEKVTTRDVIASLQRWMVRDTMGQRIKASMDALEAVDDRTFRFRLNKPFPKMLFALGKTNAPVALMMPERIAKTDPFQLIKEYVGSGPMKFKADEWVPGARAVFERFDGYALRQEPASWNAGGKKMNFDRIEWIILPDSATASAALQNGEVDWWENPIADVVPLLKKNRNISVDIGDPLGNIGSFRMNHLNPPFDKVAVRRAVMMALSQADYMQAVMGDDPSLWKPCPSFFTPGTALYTEVGGELLKGPRDIEGAKRALHEGGYNGERIELLVPVDVPITKAEGEVTADLLKKIGMDVNYVAADWGTVGTRRAKKDPVDKGGWNIFHTWHAGADCINPAPYTALDAGGDSAWFGWPKSDAVQAGIAQWYSAADPAAEKAAAEAINRASFENVSYIPTGFFLMHTAWRKNVSGIVKAPFPVFWGVEKA; from the coding sequence ATGAAACGTCGCTCGTTCCTGACCACTGCCGCCGCCGCCGGCGCCGCTCTCGCAGCACCACGGCTCAGTCTTGCCCAGAATACGCGGGTCCTGAAGTTCGTGCCGCAGGCCAACCTCTCGTCGATGGACGCGGTGGCCGGCACCCAATATGTCGTGCGCAACGCCGCCATGATGGTGTGGGACACGCTCTATGGCGTGGACAGCACGGTCACGCCGAAGCCGCAGATGTGCGAAGGCCACGAGGTCAACGCCGACTTCACCCAATGGACGTTCAAGCTCAGGGACGGCCTCAAATGGCATGACGGCGAGAAGGTCACGACGCGCGACGTGATCGCGAGCCTCCAGCGCTGGATGGTGCGCGACACCATGGGCCAGCGCATCAAGGCCTCGATGGACGCGCTCGAAGCGGTCGACGACCGGACGTTCCGCTTCCGGCTCAACAAGCCGTTCCCGAAGATGCTGTTCGCGCTCGGCAAGACCAACGCCCCGGTGGCGCTGATGATGCCGGAGCGCATCGCGAAGACCGACCCGTTCCAGCTCATCAAGGAATATGTCGGCTCGGGGCCCATGAAGTTCAAAGCCGACGAGTGGGTCCCGGGTGCGCGCGCCGTGTTCGAGCGGTTCGACGGCTATGCGCTGCGCCAGGAGCCGGCGTCCTGGAATGCCGGCGGCAAGAAGATGAACTTCGACCGCATCGAATGGATCATCCTGCCCGACAGTGCCACGGCGAGTGCTGCCCTCCAGAACGGCGAGGTCGACTGGTGGGAGAATCCCATCGCCGACGTGGTGCCGCTCCTGAAGAAGAACCGCAACATCAGCGTCGATATCGGCGATCCGCTCGGCAATATCGGCAGCTTCCGCATGAACCACCTGAACCCGCCGTTCGACAAGGTGGCCGTCCGGCGCGCGGTCATGATGGCGCTGTCGCAGGCCGACTACATGCAGGCGGTCATGGGCGACGACCCGTCGCTGTGGAAACCGTGTCCGAGCTTCTTTACCCCCGGCACGGCGCTCTATACCGAAGTGGGCGGCGAGTTGCTGAAGGGGCCGCGCGACATCGAAGGAGCGAAGCGCGCGCTCCACGAAGGCGGCTACAACGGCGAGCGCATCGAGCTCCTGGTGCCGGTCGACGTGCCGATCACCAAGGCGGAGGGTGAGGTCACGGCCGACCTCTTGAAGAAGATCGGCATGGACGTGAACTACGTCGCCGCCGACTGGGGCACGGTCGGCACCCGCCGGGCCAAGAAGGATCCGGTCGACAAGGGCGGCTGGAACATCTTCCACACCTGGCACGCCGGCGCCGACTGCATCAATCCGGCGCCCTATACGGCGCTCGACGCCGGCGGCGACAGCGCCTGGTTCGGCTGGCCGAAGTCGGACGCGGTGCAGGCCGGCATCGCCCAATGGTACAGCGCCGCCGACCCTGCTGCCGAAAAGGCCGCGGCCGAGGCGATCAACCGGGCGTCGTTCGAGAACGTCAGCTACATCCCGACCGGCTTCTTCCTGATGCACACCGCCTGGCGCAAGAACGTCTCGGGCATCGTCAAGGCGCCGTTCCCGGTGTTCTGGGGGGTCGAGAAGGCCTAG
- a CDS encoding ABC transporter permease has translation MFAYILRRVLATIPIMVVVGLLVFSLLYLAPGDPAAIIAGDQASPADIERIRVALGLDRPFLVRFSSWAWDVLRGNLGNSVFTNLPVTTMIAQRIQPTLSLMAVTLVFSLVTAIPLGVAAAWKQGSAIDRFAMLISTAGFSVPVYVVGYVLAYVFALDGFDLGIGVFPVQGYTPIEDGIGPWFMNLLLPSIALGLVYMALIARITRATMLEVLSQDYVRTARAKGAGQGSILFVHALKNAAVPIVTVVGIGFATLIGGAVVTESVFAIPGLGRLTVDAITRRDYPIIQGVVLMFSFVYVLINLGVDLLYTLFDPRIRY, from the coding sequence ATGTTCGCCTATATTCTGCGCCGCGTGCTGGCCACCATCCCGATCATGGTGGTGGTGGGCCTGCTCGTGTTCTCGCTGCTCTACCTGGCGCCGGGCGACCCGGCCGCGATCATCGCCGGCGACCAGGCGTCGCCGGCCGATATCGAGCGCATCCGCGTGGCACTCGGCCTCGACCGGCCGTTCCTGGTCCGCTTCAGCAGCTGGGCCTGGGACGTGCTGCGCGGCAACCTCGGCAACTCGGTCTTCACCAACCTGCCGGTCACGACCATGATCGCCCAGCGGATTCAGCCGACGCTGTCGCTGATGGCGGTGACGCTCGTGTTCTCGCTCGTGACCGCCATCCCGCTCGGCGTCGCGGCGGCCTGGAAGCAGGGCTCGGCGATCGACCGCTTCGCCATGCTGATCTCGACCGCCGGCTTCTCCGTGCCGGTCTACGTGGTGGGCTACGTGCTGGCCTACGTCTTCGCGCTCGACGGGTTCGATCTCGGCATCGGCGTTTTCCCGGTGCAGGGCTACACGCCGATCGAGGACGGCATCGGCCCCTGGTTCATGAACCTGTTGCTGCCGTCGATCGCCCTCGGCCTCGTCTATATGGCGCTCATCGCGCGCATCACGCGCGCCACCATGCTGGAGGTGCTGAGCCAGGACTATGTCCGGACCGCACGCGCCAAGGGTGCGGGCCAGGGCTCGATCCTGTTCGTGCATGCGCTCAAGAACGCGGCCGTGCCGATCGTCACCGTCGTCGGCATCGGCTTCGCGACGCTCATCGGCGGCGCGGTCGTGACCGAGAGCGTGTTCGCCATCCCGGGCCTGGGTCGCTTGACCGTCGACGCGATCACCCGGCGCGACTACCCGATCATCCAGGGCGTCGTCCTCATGTTCAGCTTCGTCTATGTGCTGATCAACCTGGGCGTGGACCTGCTCTATACCCTGTTCGATCCGAGGATCCGCTATTGA
- a CDS encoding ABC transporter permease: MSLPVEPTYLAAPALPDVLPPRKARSRAMRFVRRHPSIVLGGLLLALIVLVAVLAPYLFTMDPTALSPARRTRAPSAQYWFGTDMLGRDIYSRVVYGARISLFVGFAVSAVSSVIGTAIGLCSGFIRALDAVVMRVMDGLMSVPSILLAIAFMALLGASVPNVVITISIAEIPRVARLVRGVVLSLREQPYVEAAVTSGTRTLKIIWRHILPNTLAPIIVQATFVCASAMLTEATLSFIGAGTPPDIPSWGNIMSEGRALWQVKPFIVFFPALFLSITVLAVNMLGDGLRDALDPRLAKRI, from the coding sequence TTGAGCCTGCCCGTCGAACCGACCTATCTGGCGGCGCCGGCCCTGCCGGACGTGTTGCCGCCGCGCAAGGCGCGCAGCCGGGCGATGCGGTTCGTCCGCCGCCATCCCTCGATCGTGCTGGGCGGCCTGCTGCTGGCGCTGATCGTGCTGGTGGCGGTGCTCGCCCCCTATCTCTTCACCATGGACCCGACCGCGCTGTCGCCGGCCCGGCGTACGCGGGCACCATCGGCGCAATATTGGTTCGGCACCGACATGCTGGGGCGCGACATCTATTCCCGCGTCGTCTATGGCGCGCGGATCTCGCTGTTCGTGGGCTTCGCCGTCTCGGCGGTGTCGTCGGTCATCGGCACGGCGATCGGCCTTTGCTCCGGCTTCATCCGCGCGCTCGATGCCGTGGTGATGCGGGTGATGGACGGGCTCATGTCCGTGCCATCGATCCTGCTCGCCATCGCCTTCATGGCGCTCCTGGGCGCCTCGGTCCCGAACGTAGTCATCACCATTTCGATCGCCGAGATCCCGCGGGTCGCGCGTCTCGTGCGCGGCGTCGTGTTGTCGCTGCGCGAGCAGCCCTACGTCGAGGCGGCGGTCACGTCCGGCACCCGCACGCTCAAGATCATCTGGCGCCATATCCTGCCCAATACGCTGGCACCGATCATCGTCCAGGCGACCTTCGTCTGCGCATCCGCGATGCTGACCGAGGCGACGCTCTCGTTCATCGGCGCCGGCACGCCGCCCGACATCCCGTCCTGGGGCAACATCATGTCCGAAGGCCGGGCGCTCTGGCAGGTGAAGCCGTTCATCGTGTTCTTCCCGGCGCTGTTCCTCTCCATCACCGTGCTCGCGGTCAACATGCTGGGCGATGGGCTGCGCGACGCGCTCGACCCGCGTCTCGCCAAGCGGATCTGA
- a CDS encoding ABC transporter ATP-binding protein, giving the protein MAASALLSVESLQTHFATLDGVVRAVEGLSFTVNAGETVAIVGESGCGKSVTSMSILQLLPTPPAKMAGRILFEGRDLLACSDVEMRAIRGKDISMIFQEPMTSLNPVLTIGRQIGESLRLHEGLSKKAAEARAVEILSLVGIPAPERRVKEYPHQLSGGMRQRVMIAIALACNPKLLIADEPTTALDVTIQAQILDLMRDLQRRLGSAIMLITHDLGVVAEMAERVVVMYAGRKVEEGPVRDIFARPLHPYTHGLLGAVPKLGSSLETTKRTKLTEIGGQVPSLRQPIVGCPFAARCAQATDVCRSMAPAVEEKRPGHLVACHHAVRELAA; this is encoded by the coding sequence ATGGCCGCATCAGCCCTGCTTTCGGTCGAAAGCCTGCAGACCCATTTCGCGACCCTCGACGGCGTGGTGCGCGCCGTCGAGGGCCTGTCGTTCACCGTCAACGCCGGAGAGACGGTCGCCATCGTCGGCGAGTCCGGCTGCGGCAAGTCGGTGACCTCCATGTCGATCCTGCAGCTGCTGCCGACGCCGCCGGCCAAGATGGCGGGGCGCATCCTGTTTGAGGGCCGCGACCTGCTCGCCTGCTCCGATGTCGAGATGCGGGCCATCCGCGGCAAGGACATCAGTATGATCTTCCAGGAGCCGATGACGAGCCTCAATCCGGTGCTCACCATCGGCCGGCAGATCGGCGAAAGCCTCAGGCTGCACGAAGGCCTGTCGAAGAAGGCGGCTGAGGCGCGCGCGGTCGAGATTCTGTCGCTCGTCGGCATTCCGGCGCCGGAACGGCGGGTCAAGGAGTACCCGCACCAACTGTCGGGCGGCATGCGCCAGCGCGTGATGATCGCAATCGCACTCGCCTGCAATCCCAAGCTCTTGATCGCCGACGAGCCGACGACGGCGCTCGACGTCACCATCCAGGCGCAGATCCTCGACCTGATGCGCGACCTGCAGCGCCGGCTCGGCTCCGCCATCATGCTGATCACCCACGACCTGGGCGTGGTCGCCGAAATGGCCGAGCGGGTCGTCGTGATGTATGCCGGCCGCAAGGTCGAAGAGGGCCCCGTGCGCGACATCTTCGCCCGCCCGCTCCATCCCTACACGCACGGCCTCCTGGGCGCCGTGCCGAAGCTCGGCTCCTCGCTCGAGACCACGAAGCGGACGAAGCTGACCGAGATCGGCGGCCAGGTGCCGTCGCTGCGCCAGCCCATCGTCGGCTGCCCGTTCGCCGCCCGCTGCGCGCAGGCGACCGACGTCTGCCGCAGCATGGCGCCGGCGGTGGAGGAGAAACGGCCGGGCCATCTTGTCGCCTGTCACCACGCCGTCCGGGAGCTGGCCGCATGA
- a CDS encoding ABC transporter ATP-binding protein, with protein sequence MSAVSTNGRPLLEVHALKKHFPLKGGLFGQRKSVVYALDGISFNLDRGETLSIVGESGCGKSTLGKTILRLLEPTDGAVMLDGKRVDNVPRSSLGDFRRRVQVVFQDPFSSLNPRQRVRDIIAEPIVNFGLARGKELDERVAALIDKVRLPRDAMNRFPHEFSGGQRQRIGIARALAPGADLIICDEAVSALDVSVKAQIVNLLSDLQDELGLALLFISHDLAIVEHLTHRVAVMYLGKIVELADRRTLFAQPHHPYTRALLSAVPVPDPTEKRSRIILKGDVPSPIDPPAGCRFQTRCPYAFDRCRREEPELRPTAAPGQTAACHLDIIPA encoded by the coding sequence ATGAGCGCCGTCTCCACGAATGGGCGGCCCCTGCTCGAAGTCCACGCGCTGAAGAAGCATTTCCCCTTGAAAGGGGGCCTCTTCGGCCAGCGCAAAAGTGTCGTCTATGCGCTCGACGGCATCAGCTTCAATCTCGACCGCGGCGAGACCCTGTCGATCGTCGGCGAGTCGGGTTGCGGCAAGTCGACGCTGGGCAAGACCATCCTGCGCCTGCTCGAGCCGACGGATGGTGCCGTCATGCTCGACGGCAAGCGGGTCGACAATGTGCCGCGCTCGAGCCTCGGCGACTTCCGCCGCCGGGTGCAGGTCGTGTTCCAGGACCCGTTCTCCAGCCTCAACCCGCGTCAGCGCGTGCGCGACATCATCGCCGAGCCGATCGTGAATTTCGGCCTCGCCCGCGGCAAGGAACTGGACGAGCGTGTCGCGGCCTTGATCGACAAGGTGCGGCTGCCGCGCGACGCCATGAACCGCTTCCCGCATGAATTCTCAGGCGGGCAGCGCCAGCGCATCGGCATCGCCCGGGCATTGGCCCCGGGCGCCGACCTCATCATCTGCGACGAGGCGGTCTCGGCCCTGGACGTCTCGGTCAAGGCGCAGATCGTTAATCTGCTGTCGGACCTGCAGGACGAGCTGGGCCTGGCACTCCTATTCATCAGCCATGATCTCGCGATCGTCGAGCACCTGACCCATCGGGTCGCGGTCATGTATCTGGGCAAGATCGTGGAGTTGGCCGACCGGCGGACCTTGTTCGCGCAGCCGCACCATCCCTATACGCGGGCGTTGCTCTCCGCCGTGCCGGTGCCGGACCCGACGGAGAAGCGCAGCCGCATCATCCTCAAGGGCGACGTGCCGAGCCCGATCGACCCGCCCGCCGGCTGCCGCTTCCAGACGCGCTGCCCCTATGCCTTCGACCGATGCCGCCGCGAGGAGCCGGAGCTGCGGCCGACCGCCGCACCGGGCCAGACGGCGGCCTGCCATCTGGATATCATCCCGGCCTGA